In Flavobacterium cerinum, one genomic interval encodes:
- a CDS encoding DUF3667 domain-containing protein produces the protein MNNCKSCTAELTGNYCINCGQPAKLKRIDRHYIIHEIEHVLHFDKGILFTTKELLIRPGESVREYLSENRSRLVKPIIFVILTSLIYSLVNHFFHIEQGYVSYQQEALKDSAIFKMLDWIQSHYGYANILMGVFIAGWIKLFFRKYQYNFFEILILLCFAMGISMLICAIAAIFEGLLQVHLMQYAGMLMVVYSAWAIGQFFDKTKAINYFKAVMAYLIGILSFYILLSILGIVIDLALKKI, from the coding sequence ATGAACAATTGTAAAAGCTGTACAGCAGAATTAACGGGCAATTACTGTATAAACTGCGGTCAACCGGCAAAATTAAAGCGGATTGACAGACATTATATTATTCATGAAATCGAACACGTTTTGCATTTCGATAAAGGCATCTTATTTACAACCAAAGAATTGTTGATCCGTCCGGGAGAAAGTGTTCGGGAATACCTGTCGGAAAACAGAAGCCGATTGGTTAAGCCGATTATTTTTGTGATTCTGACTTCTCTTATCTATTCTTTGGTTAATCATTTTTTTCATATTGAGCAGGGATATGTTTCGTATCAGCAAGAAGCGCTGAAAGATTCGGCTATTTTTAAAATGCTGGATTGGATTCAGTCCCATTATGGATATGCTAATATTTTAATGGGTGTTTTTATTGCCGGCTGGATAAAACTGTTTTTCAGAAAATACCAGTATAATTTTTTTGAAATTCTGATTTTGCTTTGTTTTGCAATGGGAATCAGTATGCTGATATGTGCCATTGCGGCAATTTTCGAAGGATTGCTTCAAGTGCATCTGATGCAATATGCCGGTATGCTGATGGTGGTCTATAGTGCCTGGGCAATCGGACAATTTTTTGATAAAACAAAAGCGATTAACTACTTTAAAGCTGTTATGGCTTACCTGATAGGGATTCTTTCTTTTTATATTCTCCTTAGTATTTTAGGAATCGTAATTGATTTGGCATTAAAAAAAATATAA
- a CDS encoding alpha/beta hydrolase fold domain-containing protein: MKKSIFLVFTVLFLIACKSPERSVKIVKGDNYELKITDPQKAVLVLFPCYPCDIANTKTEAKFLKDIEKAGITTLLLNYNLKLFLTDSEKTEYAKTLNSILDQNKVAKDNVYIGGFSGGGNIALLLTDYMLKTKNQTQPKGLMVIDSPIDLEALYNESQKEVIKNVDAEAVAEGQYLMELFDNTLGKPNENIEKYKALSPYLVSCNSTQNIRSLKDIKTRFYSEPDLEWQNTHKKRTYQDLNAYKLEQAILSLKQLGSTQAEFIATKNRGYRANGDRHPHSWNIVEQQDLIKWITE; encoded by the coding sequence ATGAAAAAAAGCATCTTCCTTGTATTTACCGTACTGTTTTTAATAGCTTGTAAATCCCCGGAACGATCCGTAAAGATTGTAAAAGGAGATAATTACGAGCTTAAAATAACCGATCCGCAGAAAGCTGTTTTGGTCTTATTTCCTTGTTATCCGTGTGACATTGCGAATACCAAAACTGAAGCTAAATTTTTAAAAGACATCGAAAAAGCCGGTATTACAACCTTACTTTTAAATTACAACCTAAAACTGTTTTTAACAGATTCTGAAAAAACGGAATACGCAAAAACACTCAACAGCATATTGGATCAAAATAAAGTGGCTAAAGACAATGTTTATATCGGTGGTTTTTCAGGTGGCGGCAATATAGCTCTTTTACTCACTGATTATATGCTAAAGACCAAAAATCAAACACAGCCAAAAGGACTTATGGTTATAGACTCTCCTATCGACCTGGAAGCGCTATACAATGAGTCTCAAAAAGAAGTAATTAAAAATGTCGATGCGGAAGCTGTAGCTGAAGGACAATATCTAATGGAATTATTTGACAATACGTTAGGCAAACCCAATGAAAACATCGAAAAATACAAAGCCTTATCTCCTTATCTTGTTTCCTGTAATTCGACTCAAAACATTCGTTCATTAAAAGATATAAAAACCCGGTTTTACAGCGAACCGGATCTGGAATGGCAGAATACACATAAAAAGCGTACGTATCAGGATCTGAATGCTTATAAACTGGAACAAGCTATTCTGAGTTTAAAACAATTGGGAAGTACGCAAGCTGAATTTATTGCAACCAAAAATCGCGGTTACAGAGCTAACGGTGATCGTCATCCTCATTCCTGGAATATTGTCGAGCAACAGGACTTAATCAAATGGATTACAGAATAA
- a CDS encoding bestrophin family protein — protein MIIRKKEHWFRMLFIWNGSVLPALLPRLILIFLLSVAVVYFHGVIFSFKIPLNTTPLTLFGFVLALFLGFRNNASYDRFWEGRKLWGALLNTTRSLTRQALTLGENIDKTAVYEFVQLLSAFNYALKHQLRHTDPIADLQKRLNKEQLNIVTDSQYKPAMILKFLGEWVQKAKKENKIDTIQQARFDENLNKLADVLGGCERIQSTLIPYSYSVLLHRTVYLYCLLLPFALVDSLGWFTPFIVVFIAYTFVAFEAIADEIEEPFGTEANDLALTSMCEMIDTTIFEMIDVHIDVVPKSSQKIID, from the coding sequence ATGATTATACGAAAAAAAGAACATTGGTTCAGAATGCTTTTTATCTGGAATGGCTCGGTATTACCGGCGTTACTGCCTCGTTTGATTTTAATATTTCTTTTGTCGGTTGCAGTAGTCTATTTCCACGGTGTTATATTTTCGTTTAAAATACCGCTTAATACCACGCCGTTAACATTGTTTGGTTTTGTATTGGCATTGTTTCTCGGATTTCGGAATAACGCCAGCTATGATCGCTTCTGGGAAGGACGAAAACTTTGGGGCGCTTTACTGAACACTACTCGCTCACTAACACGCCAGGCATTAACATTGGGAGAAAATATTGATAAAACAGCGGTTTATGAATTCGTACAATTGTTAAGCGCCTTTAATTATGCATTAAAACATCAATTGCGACATACCGATCCGATTGCGGATTTACAAAAACGATTGAATAAGGAGCAATTGAATATTGTAACCGATTCGCAATATAAACCGGCAATGATTTTGAAATTTTTAGGCGAATGGGTACAAAAAGCTAAAAAAGAAAATAAAATTGATACGATTCAACAAGCTCGTTTTGATGAAAACCTGAATAAGTTAGCCGATGTTTTAGGTGGATGTGAACGCATTCAATCAACGTTGATTCCGTATAGTTACAGTGTATTATTACATCGAACGGTCTATTTATATTGTCTGTTATTACCCTTTGCTCTGGTAGATAGTCTGGGGTGGTTTACCCCTTTTATTGTTGTATTTATTGCTTATACTTTTGTAGCTTTTGAAGCTATTGCCGATGAAATAGAAGAACCTTTCGGTACAGAAGCTAATGATCTGGCGTTAACCAGTATGTGTGAAATGATTGACACTACAATATTTGAAATGATTGATGTTCATATTGATGTAGTACCTAAATCTTCACAGAAAATAATCGATTAA
- a CDS encoding CPBP family intramembrane glutamic endopeptidase, with protein sequence MKKISEQIKTVNWLPILAFYGIILIGTYLARQLPNLLNLILTQLTDIPFSFNYNHGFVVLIVSFLAYRFSGIKQEITLLGNNKIKSILFPVILFTAYSIYGINNSHGVNIHLWALLTCSFAFIYNLMEEYAWRGYLIESTGTINYVLKSLISGILWAIWHILIFKNFDQYGGFWIFMAFCIVFSFILTFAVLRTKSIIVAAAMHAFIIQMNIVSLICFSLFILLLVTWNKKIMTKTKYSSRYN encoded by the coding sequence ATGAAGAAGATATCAGAACAAATCAAAACAGTCAACTGGTTACCTATTTTAGCCTTTTACGGTATCATTCTGATCGGAACTTATTTGGCACGGCAACTTCCTAATCTTCTAAATCTGATTTTAACTCAGCTAACCGATATTCCTTTCTCGTTTAACTATAATCACGGTTTTGTGGTTTTAATTGTTTCGTTTCTGGCCTATCGTTTTAGTGGTATAAAGCAAGAGATTACACTTTTAGGAAACAATAAAATCAAGAGTATCCTTTTTCCGGTTATTTTATTCACAGCCTATTCGATATACGGAATCAATAACAGTCATGGTGTAAACATTCATTTGTGGGCTTTACTGACCTGTTCCTTTGCTTTTATTTATAACCTGATGGAAGAATATGCCTGGAGAGGTTATTTAATTGAAAGTACGGGTACAATAAATTACGTTTTAAAAAGTCTGATTTCCGGTATATTATGGGCCATATGGCATATTCTGATTTTTAAAAACTTTGATCAATATGGTGGTTTCTGGATCTTTATGGCCTTTTGTATTGTGTTTTCTTTTATCCTGACCTTTGCTGTTTTACGTACGAAATCCATAATCGTTGCAGCAGCCATGCATGCTTTTATTATTCAGATGAACATCGTGTCATTGATCTGTTTTTCCCTGTTTATACTCTTATTGGTAACCTGGAACAAAAAAATAATGACAAAAACGAAGTATTCTTCCCGCTACAACTAA
- a CDS encoding serine hydrolase domain-containing protein: MAFQKTAIAFLCVFFSLSLFSQELEKKVDSIIKTEFKDENGPGGVFYIAQKGKPIYKKAFGKANLELNVPMTSDNVFQIGSMTKQFTAVAILMLEQQGKLNANDPISKYIPDYPNGNAITIHHLLTHTSGIKDFTKMKSLSEIAQKEMTPKMVVDFFKNETVDFKPGEKFEYNNSGYVLLGYLIELTSGITYEEFIRQHIFDRLGMTHSYYASDRKVIPMRAYGYHKKSSGYVNKTSISFSIPFASGALMSTVDDLQKWQNGLNQNSLLNAKYTAKMFQPYKLNNGQEIEYGYGWHLKQINGVPSREHGGSVFGFKAMGVYIPGEAIYVLGLSNCDCQSPTQVTRDITTLALKTLKK, from the coding sequence ATGGCGTTTCAAAAAACCGCAATCGCATTCTTATGCGTATTTTTTTCGCTGTCCTTATTTTCACAGGAATTAGAAAAGAAAGTTGACAGTATCATTAAAACCGAATTTAAAGACGAAAACGGTCCCGGCGGTGTCTTTTATATCGCTCAAAAAGGCAAGCCGATTTACAAAAAAGCATTTGGCAAAGCCAATCTGGAATTAAATGTTCCAATGACTTCCGATAATGTTTTTCAAATCGGTTCGATGACCAAACAATTTACTGCTGTCGCCATCCTCATGCTTGAACAACAGGGAAAGCTAAACGCTAATGATCCGATATCCAAATATATCCCGGATTATCCGAACGGGAATGCTATCACAATTCATCATTTACTCACGCATACTTCCGGAATAAAAGATTTTACCAAAATGAAATCGTTATCGGAAATAGCCCAAAAAGAAATGACGCCAAAAATGGTGGTTGATTTTTTTAAAAATGAAACCGTTGACTTTAAACCCGGAGAAAAATTTGAATACAACAACTCCGGTTATGTTTTATTGGGTTATCTGATTGAGCTTACATCCGGAATAACTTATGAGGAATTTATCCGACAGCATATTTTTGACCGATTGGGAATGACGCATTCCTATTATGCCAGTGACCGAAAAGTGATCCCGATGCGTGCTTACGGTTACCACAAAAAAAGCTCCGGTTATGTAAACAAAACGAGCATTAGTTTTAGTATTCCTTTTGCTTCCGGTGCGCTGATGTCGACTGTAGATGATCTTCAGAAATGGCAAAACGGACTGAATCAAAATAGTTTACTGAATGCTAAATACACAGCCAAGATGTTTCAGCCCTATAAATTGAACAACGGACAGGAGATTGAATACGGATACGGTTGGCATTTAAAACAAATTAACGGCGTTCCGTCCCGCGAACATGGCGGTAGTGTTTTCGGTTTTAAAGCAATGGGAGTTTATATTCCCGGCGAAGCTATTTATGTTTTAGGACTGAGTAATTGCGATTGTCAGTCACCGACTCAGGTAACCCGGGATATTACAACATTGGCTTTAAAAACGTTGAAAAAATAA
- a CDS encoding PAS domain S-box protein has translation MKKARYPSTDHLKNLWRRYVVFIHNRTRSEKKDQDRNQIWKDRFFTEIIKFALPTGALSLIASILIECYHNNYLTAIIDFVAFTSITIVLLHTKIPIRYKKFFGVTIMVLFSVLKIVTLHSLMFGTIFLLLLSVFVTLLFNKKVAYLSVAVNAFICVTFNIALIKGFHLHDLDLLNYDVPDRWMLYTFNFVFSNLVMVFVILYIISGFEKTILKSESLYSKLHQEIQEKIAKETLLQESLTHYKSLFFFNPLPMLIYDPVSLRLLHVNKSAIKCYGYTRKEFFGMKVNYLVQCAEDTFRNKIRKDYVHQKDIHFNKNGQHILVDINASNIRLNGSWVRLAIVRDITAESEYITAIEKKNEKMREIAYLQSHVIRGPLSRILGITNLLRSEGIDETELDQFLSYLTHSAEELDSVIANIVKHTEEEMKEFPIIKT, from the coding sequence ATGAAAAAAGCCCGCTACCCATCAACTGATCATCTAAAAAATCTGTGGAGAAGATACGTCGTCTTTATACACAACCGAACACGTTCGGAAAAAAAAGATCAAGACCGAAACCAAATCTGGAAAGACCGTTTTTTTACGGAGATCATAAAATTTGCATTACCAACCGGAGCCTTATCACTCATTGCTTCCATATTGATAGAATGCTATCACAATAATTACCTGACTGCCATTATTGATTTCGTGGCATTTACATCGATCACTATCGTACTGTTACATACCAAAATACCGATTCGTTATAAAAAATTTTTTGGTGTTACCATAATGGTATTATTTTCCGTTCTAAAAATTGTAACCTTACACTCTCTAATGTTCGGAACGATTTTCCTACTGCTACTCAGTGTATTTGTTACCCTTCTGTTTAACAAAAAAGTAGCCTATCTTTCTGTCGCAGTAAATGCGTTTATCTGTGTTACGTTTAATATTGCCTTGATCAAAGGATTTCACTTACACGATCTTGATTTACTAAATTATGATGTTCCGGATCGATGGATGCTCTACACCTTCAATTTTGTATTCTCAAATCTGGTTATGGTATTTGTCATTTTATATATTATATCAGGTTTTGAGAAAACCATTCTGAAATCGGAAAGTCTGTATTCAAAACTTCATCAGGAAATTCAGGAAAAAATCGCCAAAGAGACCTTATTACAAGAATCGCTAACACACTATAAGAGTCTGTTCTTTTTTAATCCGCTACCGATGCTTATTTACGATCCTGTTAGTTTGCGTTTGCTTCACGTTAATAAGAGTGCTATAAAATGTTACGGCTATACCCGGAAAGAGTTTTTTGGAATGAAAGTCAATTATCTGGTACAATGTGCCGAAGATACGTTTCGGAATAAGATTCGCAAGGATTATGTACATCAAAAGGATATTCATTTTAATAAAAACGGACAGCATATTTTGGTTGATATTAACGCGAGTAATATACGGCTTAACGGTTCTTGGGTACGTTTGGCCATTGTGCGGGATATTACGGCCGAGTCTGAATATATAACGGCAATCGAGAAAAAAAACGAAAAGATGCGAGAGATTGCTTATTTACAATCGCATGTTATTCGTGGTCCGCTATCCCGAATTTTAGGTATCACGAATCTATTGCGCTCTGAAGGCATCGATGAAACAGAACTGGATCAGTTTTTAAGTTATCTGACCCATTCTGCTGAAGAATTAGACTCCGTTATTGCCAATATTGTCAAACATACCGAAGAAGAAATGAAAGAATTTCCGATTATAAAGACATAA
- a CDS encoding NAD(P)H-binding protein, with protein sequence MKVVIIGATGATGKELLELLIANPEVTEIIALVRKPLTVKETKLQEVVVDFDRIADWDYDLSADVAFSCMGTTLKAAGSKEAQYKVDYTYQYEFARIAKAKQIPAFILISATSANPYATIFYSRIKGELEQAVEKLNFENYIVFRPGPLIRSNSDRGGEKISISIISFLNKLGFLRKMAPLPVKELAKLMIRYAKNPPPGHTILESEIILDEIKKAD encoded by the coding sequence ATGAAAGTGGTTATAATAGGTGCTACAGGCGCAACGGGAAAAGAATTGCTTGAGTTGCTTATCGCAAATCCGGAAGTAACTGAAATTATCGCATTGGTTCGAAAACCGCTCACAGTAAAAGAAACGAAACTCCAAGAAGTAGTAGTCGATTTTGACAGGATTGCGGATTGGGATTATGACCTTTCCGCTGATGTCGCTTTTTCCTGTATGGGCACAACATTAAAAGCGGCCGGAAGTAAAGAAGCGCAGTATAAAGTGGACTATACTTACCAATATGAATTTGCCCGAATAGCAAAAGCAAAACAGATTCCCGCTTTTATCCTGATATCAGCAACATCGGCTAATCCGTATGCTACGATATTCTATTCTAGGATAAAAGGAGAATTAGAACAAGCGGTTGAAAAATTAAATTTTGAAAATTACATTGTTTTTCGTCCGGGACCACTTATCCGCTCTAATTCAGATAGAGGAGGAGAAAAAATCAGCATTTCGATTATCTCATTTTTAAATAAACTCGGATTCTTACGGAAAATGGCTCCGTTACCGGTAAAAGAACTGGCTAAACTGATGATCCGATACGCTAAAAATCCACCTCCCGGACATACTATATTGGAATCAGAAATTATACTAGATGAAATAAAGAAAGCGGATTAA
- a CDS encoding amidohydrolase — MKKISRYLPFLFFILLMNCKSDQNEGDALYFGGTILTMEDDQPEAEALVVKDGKIIFVGTKEKAGKWIGKNTKQIDLNGKTLLPGFIDAHGHITSRAGMEQAVDLSPGPYGTVNSIPDLQKTLKGYIQKNKLAAATPILGNGYDDAIMTEHRHPTREELDAISTTNPIIVIHASGHASVVNTAMLKLLNIPEDIKDPEGGHYGRDSKTHRLNGKLEENANFMALIKFTEMMPKPKPAANGLSQSLQDFVKAQDEWLRYGQTTICDGRSMGTSVGLLKEAAEKNLLKADVVYFPDFEANKKEWKSFLPHYMKYEKRLKFGGFKFSDDGSPQGKTAWLTEPYLIPPEGQTPDYKGFPIFTDETLYTDLKTIFTDNITAQLHVNGDAAIDQAIRVIGKLKDEGIYKPEIRATLIHVQNSRPDHIAKIKEIGVIPSYFSSHVYLWGDWHYQSVFGPKRAAYISPAQSAKKAGILFTIHHDSPVTPPDLLTGVYSAVNRTTRSGMILGPNERISVLDALKAITINAAYQYQEENRKGSLKEGKLADLVILDQNPLRIDPKKLRDIQVMETIKEGKTVFKKE, encoded by the coding sequence ATGAAAAAAATTTCCCGATACCTTCCTTTTCTTTTTTTTATACTTCTGATGAATTGCAAAAGCGATCAAAACGAAGGCGATGCACTATATTTCGGCGGAACGATCCTTACTATGGAAGATGATCAGCCGGAAGCGGAAGCGCTGGTTGTAAAAGACGGAAAAATAATCTTTGTCGGAACCAAAGAAAAAGCCGGTAAATGGATTGGAAAAAATACGAAACAAATAGATTTAAACGGTAAAACACTGCTTCCCGGTTTTATTGATGCACACGGACATATTACTTCTCGTGCCGGTATGGAACAAGCCGTTGATCTTTCGCCAGGTCCTTATGGTACGGTAAACTCGATTCCCGATTTACAAAAGACTTTAAAAGGGTATATTCAGAAAAATAAATTAGCGGCAGCAACACCTATTTTAGGAAACGGATATGATGATGCAATTATGACAGAACACCGTCATCCGACACGGGAAGAATTGGATGCCATTAGTACGACAAACCCGATAATTGTTATTCATGCATCCGGTCATGCGAGTGTGGTTAACACGGCTATGCTGAAATTACTGAATATTCCGGAAGATATAAAAGATCCCGAAGGAGGTCATTATGGGAGAGATTCTAAAACCCATCGGTTAAATGGTAAATTAGAAGAAAACGCCAATTTTATGGCTTTGATCAAGTTTACGGAAATGATGCCGAAACCCAAACCTGCTGCAAACGGACTTTCTCAATCGTTACAGGATTTTGTAAAGGCACAGGATGAATGGTTGCGTTACGGACAAACGACGATTTGTGACGGTCGTTCAATGGGAACTAGTGTGGGTTTGTTGAAAGAAGCCGCTGAAAAGAATCTTTTAAAAGCAGATGTAGTTTACTTTCCCGATTTTGAAGCCAACAAAAAGGAATGGAAATCCTTTTTACCGCATTATATGAAATATGAAAAGCGATTGAAATTCGGCGGATTTAAATTTTCGGATGACGGTTCGCCACAGGGAAAAACAGCCTGGTTGACGGAACCGTATCTAATTCCTCCGGAAGGCCAGACACCCGATTATAAAGGCTTTCCTATATTTACAGATGAAACGTTGTATACCGATCTGAAAACCATTTTTACCGATAATATTACAGCTCAACTTCATGTCAATGGTGATGCTGCAATTGATCAGGCAATCCGGGTTATTGGAAAGTTAAAAGACGAAGGAATTTATAAACCGGAAATACGGGCTACCTTAATTCACGTTCAGAACAGCCGACCTGATCATATTGCTAAAATAAAGGAAATAGGTGTTATCCCGTCTTATTTCTCATCTCATGTGTATTTATGGGGCGACTGGCATTATCAAAGCGTATTCGGACCGAAACGCGCCGCCTATATAAGTCCGGCACAATCGGCAAAAAAGGCCGGTATTTTGTTTACGATTCACCACGATTCACCGGTTACGCCACCTGACTTGCTAACGGGTGTTTATTCCGCGGTTAACCGAACTACACGTTCGGGGATGATTTTAGGACCTAATGAGCGGATTAGTGTTTTGGATGCCTTGAAAGCAATTACGATTAATGCGGCGTATCAATATCAGGAAGAAAACCGAAAAGGTTCTTTAAAGGAAGGAAAGCTAGCCGATCTGGTAATTTTAGACCAAAATCCATTGCGTATTGACCCCAAAAAACTGAGAGATATTCAAGTAATGGAAACGATTAAGGAAGGAAAAACGGTATTTAAAAAAGAGTAA
- a CDS encoding SDR family NAD(P)-dependent oxidoreductase, with translation MKKAVIIGATSGIGKELALLLAKKGYCIGITGRRQKLLESVKSENPDAFEIMPMDITDIPALQEKLELLVRKLGGLDLLIISSGTGELNPDLNFEPEQRTINTNVSGFTYIADWAFHYFMKQHSGHLVGISSLAGLLSSEIAPAYNASKAYQINYMSGLRQKARKLKSGILVTDIRPGFVDTAMAKGEGQFWVAPTEKAAKQIYTAITKKRKVAYITKRWGWIALLLKIGRFGY, from the coding sequence ATGAAAAAAGCAGTTATCATTGGTGCGACTTCCGGTATCGGAAAAGAGTTGGCTTTACTACTCGCAAAAAAGGGATATTGTATTGGAATAACCGGGCGAAGACAGAAACTACTTGAATCTGTTAAGTCAGAAAATCCGGATGCTTTTGAGATTATGCCGATGGATATTACCGATATTCCTGCTTTACAGGAAAAACTGGAACTATTAGTCCGAAAATTAGGCGGTCTTGATTTACTGATCATCAGTTCTGGAACAGGAGAACTTAATCCTGATTTGAATTTTGAGCCGGAACAAAGAACAATCAACACCAATGTAAGCGGCTTTACTTATATTGCCGATTGGGCTTTTCATTATTTTATGAAACAACATTCCGGTCATCTGGTTGGTATCAGTTCATTAGCCGGACTGTTAAGCAGTGAAATTGCACCGGCTTACAATGCATCAAAAGCCTATCAAATCAATTATATGAGCGGATTACGGCAAAAAGCCCGAAAACTAAAGTCCGGAATATTGGTTACCGATATCCGTCCGGGATTTGTTGATACTGCAATGGCAAAAGGAGAAGGTCAGTTTTGGGTTGCACCTACAGAAAAAGCAGCCAAACAAATTTATACTGCGATCACTAAAAAACGTAAAGTCGCCTATATAACCAAACGATGGGGTTGGATTGCTTTGTTGTTAAAAATCGGTCGGTTCGGATACTAA
- a CDS encoding serine hydrolase domain-containing protein, with the protein MKKLILFWVIIMIGIPVNAQDYFKPIDSIIHHYKGRKTPGFSVLVSKNGKTLYHKHAGYANLKKEEKISDKTVFALASTSKQFTAACIVLLEKQGKLKFTDNLRHYIPEFPEYAEKITIDQLLHHTGGLKDYRALAMLRGENSDTYNAEAIKALLSVQELNSESGTQWSYSNSGYWCLVQIVEKVSGQAITTFAEENIFRPLKMTNTRYVIKPNNKVKKAAIGYQYDGNSYNSNDIDEFSVGGGSVYSTTKDLQKWLSEMETHRTFGTAFWTTMLTENPAKGKGFLYTKGLFHFKYNNHMMISHGGDLIGFHPITAYFPDDKVAVVILANDDDFERYTILDATVSQLLGEKYTYPKTEMPTEAKKKVIEEVITVPPALLESYTGNYELRSGYIIAITNERDLLKLTQLWDNVTAFIQPAKEVHHFTIGDISLTFGDFTKDKAMQLQIITSDENSVYKRTDKEPDLTLYTKYTGQFYNKALNATIVFFTENGILRYKWNDTISYIASPPESDDLFFTKHGKITFIKNETGTVTGFMLNHERALNMEFIKQ; encoded by the coding sequence ATGAAAAAACTTATATTGTTTTGGGTAATTATAATGATCGGAATTCCTGTCAATGCTCAGGATTACTTTAAACCCATTGATTCTATTATACACCATTACAAAGGAAGAAAAACACCCGGTTTTTCAGTACTTGTCTCTAAAAACGGAAAAACGCTATATCATAAGCATGCCGGATATGCGAATCTTAAAAAGGAAGAAAAGATCAGTGATAAAACCGTATTCGCACTGGCTTCAACCTCCAAGCAATTTACAGCAGCCTGTATTGTACTTTTAGAAAAACAGGGAAAACTAAAATTCACCGATAATCTAAGACACTATATCCCTGAATTCCCGGAATATGCTGAAAAAATAACGATTGATCAATTATTACATCATACCGGAGGATTAAAAGATTATCGTGCTTTGGCCATGTTAAGAGGTGAAAATTCCGATACTTATAATGCAGAAGCGATTAAAGCTTTACTCAGTGTGCAGGAACTGAATAGCGAATCCGGTACCCAATGGAGCTACAGTAATTCCGGTTATTGGTGTCTGGTGCAAATTGTTGAAAAAGTATCCGGCCAGGCTATAACCACATTTGCAGAAGAAAATATCTTCCGTCCGCTAAAGATGACAAACACCCGTTATGTTATAAAACCGAACAACAAAGTAAAAAAGGCAGCAATAGGCTATCAATATGACGGAAACTCTTATAATTCCAATGACATCGATGAATTTTCTGTTGGCGGTGGCAGTGTCTATAGTACGACTAAAGATCTGCAAAAATGGTTATCCGAAATGGAAACCCACCGTACTTTCGGTACTGCTTTCTGGACTACAATGTTAACCGAAAATCCGGCTAAAGGAAAAGGCTTTCTTTATACTAAAGGTTTGTTTCATTTTAAATATAACAACCATATGATGATCAGTCATGGCGGTGATCTGATCGGCTTTCATCCCATAACCGCTTATTTTCCGGATGATAAAGTAGCTGTGGTAATTTTAGCAAACGATGATGATTTTGAACGTTATACTATTTTAGATGCAACTGTAAGTCAGTTATTAGGCGAAAAATATACTTATCCGAAAACGGAAATGCCTACCGAAGCAAAAAAGAAAGTTATAGAAGAAGTTATAACCGTTCCACCTGCGCTACTTGAAAGCTATACCGGTAATTATGAACTTCGTTCCGGCTATATAATCGCTATAACAAACGAAAGAGACCTGCTTAAGTTAACACAATTATGGGATAATGTTACCGCATTTATTCAGCCTGCAAAAGAAGTACATCATTTTACTATTGGTGATATCAGCTTAACTTTTGGTGATTTTACTAAGGATAAAGCGATGCAATTACAGATTATAACTTCAGATGAAAATAGTGTTTATAAACGTACGGATAAAGAGCCGGATCTGACTTTATATACTAAATATACCGGTCAATTTTATAATAAAGCTTTAAACGCTACAATAGTATTTTTTACGGAAAACGGGATCCTGCGTTACAAATGGAACGATACGATATCCTATATAGCAAGCCCGCCTGAAAGTGACGATTTATTCTTTACAAAACACGGTAAAATAACTTTTATAAAAAACGAAACCGGTACCGTTACAGGCTTTATGCTGAACCATGAACGGGCTTTAAATATGGAATTTATCAAACAATAA